In bacterium, the genomic stretch CGCCACGTATCATTCAGTGTGGAACGAGACTTCAACCACCGTGTGACCGGTTCTTGCAAGGTAAAAAGAAGCGTAGCGAACAGAATCAGAAAAGGAACGAGTCGGGCAAAAGTTTCAGAAGGCGTTTTAATCAATAGGAACGTTCCGAGGACTCCTCCGCACAGGCTGACCAACCCGAGTTGGATCATGAATGAACGTCCCGCTTGAAGCTCACGCCGGTATCCTAAAAGGCTACCCGCTAATCCCGGCCAGAGAGCCATTGTGCTGGTTGCATTTGCAATTTTTGGATCGAGTCCGATCGAAATCAATGCGGGAAAACTGAGTAGTGTTCCGCCCCCCGCTACGGCATTGATGGTTCCCGCTCCGAAGGCGGCCGCAAATAACAAAATAATATGGTAGAAGGAAATCCCGAACATCGCTCGTGTTCAGAATTATAGTCTGGATAACCACGCTGCGGAGATGCGTAAGAAGACGTACTCAATAAACCCTGAAAGACTTCTTAGTTGCCAGCTTTCGTGCTGACAACAGCTTGCGCCGGTGCAGTCTTTGTCTGCGTCAATCCGTTGTAATACTCGAAAACGAAACTCTTGAATTCAGGATGCAGGAAGCTGGGCCCAAAGTCATATTGTTTCATTTCCTTATATGCCTGATCAGCATCCCACCCTTGCGTCATTCGATACACGGCAGTCATCAGGCCGGTGCGATGCCGGCCTCCAACGCAATGAACGTAAACGGGTTGACTCGCAGGATCATTAACGAGTCTGAGGAATTCGGTAAGTTGGGTTGTGGTGGGTGGCTGATGTGTGGTCATCGGGATCTGGTAATAATTCATCCCTGCGTTTTCCACCAAGGATTTTTCATCGGCTTCGGCATCATCGCTCGTTAGATTGATTACCGTACGGATACCTAGCGCTGCGAGATCCACATAGTCCTGACCCTCGGGCTGAGCACCGCGATAATAGTGATCAGCAATGCGTCCGAAATTCTTAATAGTGGATAGATTCTTGATGTCCTCCGCTGGAGCCGCAACAGAAAGCGCCAGCAGGAGAAAAGCGACGATTCCAGAAGAACGGGAAGCTTTTTTGTAACCGGTCACCTCTTC encodes the following:
- a CDS encoding sulfite exporter TauE/SafE family protein; translated protein: MFGISFYHIILLFAAAFGAGTINAVAGGGTLLSFPALISIGLDPKIANATSTMALWPGLAGSLLGYRRELQAGRSFMIQLGLVSLCGGVLGTFLLIKTPSETFARLVPFLILFATLLFTLQEPVTRWLKSRSTLNDTWRIPAVMIQFLAATYGAYFGAGNGILILAALGLLGISDIHVANGLKIFLAICLNIVAIIGFIFAGLISWPPAFVMAMGAVAGGYFGASVARRLNRSLVRGLVILIGLTIGILMLFRMR
- a CDS encoding dual specificity protein phosphatase family protein is translated as MTGYKKASRSSGIVAFLLLALSVAAPAEDIKNLSTIKNFGRIADHYYRGAQPEGQDYVDLAALGIRTVINLTSDDAEADEKSLVENAGMNYYQIPMTTHQPPTTTQLTEFLRLVNDPASQPVYVHCVGGRHRTGLMTAVYRMTQGWDADQAYKEMKQYDFGPSFLHPEFKSFVFEYYNGLTQTKTAPAQAVVSTKAGN